Proteins from a genomic interval of Rosa chinensis cultivar Old Blush chromosome 2, RchiOBHm-V2, whole genome shotgun sequence:
- the LOC112187384 gene encoding codeine O-demethylase, whose protein sequence is MMGVLFKTMAKSLNSEENDFFTKLLGEVALMQARFNFYSAVFKSRSGLGVSAHIDRSGIRVLLQDKEVEGLQVLVDGKWDTVPIVPQAIVVNLSDQVQIMNNGIFKGPLHRVMKLSVALLNENQILILRLVQWRN, encoded by the exons ATGATGGGTGTTCTGTTTAAGACCATGGCGAAATCGTTGAATTCGGAAGAGAACGACTTTTTTACTAAGCTGCTTGGAGAGGTAGCTCTGATGCAAGCAAGATTCAACTTTTATTCCGCTGTGTTCAAAAGCCGATCAGGTCTTGGTGTGTCGGCACACATAGACAGGTCAGGAATAAGAGTTCTGTTGCAGGACAAAGAAGTAGAGGGTCTTCAAGTTTTGGTGGATGGTAAATGGGATACAGTCCCCATTGTGCCACAGGCCATTGTTGTTAATCTTAGTGATCAAGTGCag ATTATGAATAATGGCATATTCAAGGGCCCACTGCACAGGGTGATGAAGCTATCTGTGGCCTTGCTTAATGAGAACCAGATCCTGATACTGAGATTAGTCCAGTGGAGAAACTGA
- the LOC112187383 gene encoding protein SRG1 — protein sequence MAESSTPAKAELLATKTVQELLTEGELLVPPQKFILKDGIPLPNASVELMDVPVIDLGLLTPSSFSAEELDKLRSALTTGCCFHVINHGMTPEFLDKVREITKQFFAIPVEEKQKYLRPVDDIEGYGNDMVLSEQQTLDWTDRLYLTVYPPDQRRLEFWPENPKSFRDTLDQYTSKMQVITETVLKAMAWSLNLEEDCFLDKYGEKGKLDARFNFYPPCSRPDRILGFKPHADSSIITIVLQDKEVEGLQFLKDDQWFRAPIVPEALLINVGDQVEILTNGLFKSPVHKVVINGEKERISLVVFSFPDSETEIKPLESLINESRPRLYRKMKNYGDIFFEYYQQGIRPIEAAII from the exons ATGGCTGAATCTTCCACTCCTGCCAAGGCCGAATTATTAGCAACCAAAACTGTGCAAGAGCTACTCACTGAAGGAGAACTACTTGTACCACCACAGAAATTTATTCTCAAAGATGGCATCCCACTTCCAAATGCTTCTGTTGAGTTGATGGATGTTCCAGTTATTGATCTTGGTCTCCTCACACCTTCCTCATTCAGTGCGGAAGAACTTGACAAACTCAGATCAGCACTTACCACAGGGTGTTGCTTTCAT GTAATAAACCATGGAATGACTCCAGAATTCCTTGACAAAGTCCGTGAAATCACCAAACAGTTTTTCGCAATTCCAGTGGAAGAGAAGCAGAAATATTTGAGGCCAGTCGACGATATTGAAGGTTATGGGAATGACATGGTTTTATCAGAGCAGCAAACACTTGATTGGACTGATAGACTATACCTTACTGTATATCCACCAGACCAGCGCAGGCTCGAGTTTTGGCCTGAAAATCCCAAATCTTTTAG GGATACTCTAGACCAATATACCAGTAAGATGCAGGTGATAACAGAAACTGTCCTTAAGGCCATGGCGTGGTCATTGAATTTGGAGGAAGATTGCTTTCTGGACAAGTatggagaaaaaggaaaattggaTGCTAGGTTTAACTTCTATCCTCCATGTTCAAGGCCTGATCGCATCCTCGGCTTCAAGCCACATGCAGATAGTTCAATAATCACCATTGTCTTGCAAGATAAAGAAGTGGAAGGTCTTCAATTTCTGAAAGATGATCAATGGTTTAGGGCTCCCATTGTTCCTGAGGCGCTTCTCATTAATGTTGGTGATCAAGTAGAG ATATTGACTAATGGACTGTTCAAGAGCCCAGTGCACAAGGTTGTGATAAATGGAGAAAAGGAGAGGATTTCTTTGGTTGTATTCTCTTTCCCGGATTCAGAGACAGAGATTAAACCCTTAGAAAGCCTCATCAATGAGTCAAGGCCAAGGTTGtacagaaaaatgaaaaactacGGTGACATCTTTTTCGAATACTACCAGCAGGGAATAAGACCAATTGAAGCAGCAATAATATAA
- the LOC112189182 gene encoding pyrophosphate-energized vacuolar membrane proton pump — protein sequence MGATILPDLGAEILIPFCAVVGIVFSLLQWVYVSRVQLSPARDSNSNSAAKNGYNDYLIEEEEGVNDTNVVQKCAEIQNAISEGATSFLYTEYKYVGAFMVAFAVLIFVFLGSVEGFSTSSHTCAYDETKICKPALATAIFSTISFLLGAITSVVSGFLGMKIATYANARTTLEARKGVGKAFIVAFRSGAVMGFLLAANGLLVLYIVILVFKMYYGEDWGGLFESITGYGLGGSSMALFGRVGGGIYTKAADVGADLVGKVERNIPEDDPRNPAVIADNVGDNVGDIAGMGSDLFGSYAESSCAALVVASISSFGINHELTAMLYPLIVSSIGIIVCLITTLFATDFFEIKAVKEIEPALKKQLIISTVLMTIGVAIVTWISVPSSFTIFNFGTQKVVKNWQLFLCVCVGLWAGLIIGFVTEYYTSNAYSPVQDVADSCRTGAATNIIFGLALGYKSVIIPIFAIAVSIFVSFSFAAMYGIAVAALGMLSTIATGLAIDAYGPISDNAGGIAEMAGMSHRIRERTDALDAAGNTTAAIGKGFAIGSAALVSLALFGAFVSRAGIATVDVLTPKVFIGLIVGAMLPYWFSAMTMKSVGSAALKMVEEVRRQFNTIPGLMEGTAKPDYATCVKISTDASIKEMIPPGALVMLTPLIVGIFFGVETLSGVLAGSLVSGVQIAISASNTGGAWDNAKKYIEAGASEHARTLGPKGSDPHKAAVIGDTVGDPLKDTSGPSLNILIKLMAVESLVFAPFFATHGGLLFKLSLNLQVSLLLFTGLSSSSTFRSLFFFFSKMLSLSPLHPLPPKLILTRSPFFNPQSPNLYPQSSNLSPKIPNLSPKRRRSLKIKSLDAAQLFDYETKLAVQYHSSQTLKIAIIGFGNFGQFLAKTLTRQGHTVLAYSRSDHSKTAAALGVSFFSDPHDLCEQHPHVILLCTSIISAEEVLNSLPLQRLRRNTLFADVLSVKEFSKALFLKSLPSYFDVICTHPMFGPESAKNGWNGLCFVYEKVRIGSEVSRVSRCDKFLSIFEREGCEMVEMSCAEHDKFAAESQFITHTVGRVLQMLGLESTPINTRGYETLLDLVENTAGDSFDLYYGLFMYNKNALEMLERLDLAFEDLKKQLFGRLHDVVRNQLFGNAEKVRTLQEECVNQNGAALVRSSKAVRSSKAHILDSSEDHSRLKIGIVGFGNFGQFLAKTIVRQGHKVLAYSRSDYSDVAEQLGVSYFSDADDFCEEHPEVILLCTSILSTGKVLMSLPLQRLKRSTLFVDVLSVKEFPKNLFLQNLPLDFDILCTHPMFGPESGKNGWNGLAFVYDRIRIGNDESRVSRCDQFLDIFAQEGCRMVDMSCDEHDKHAAGSQFITHTMGRVLEKLGLESTPVNTKGYKTLLNLVENTAGDSFDLYYGLFMYNVNAMEQLKRLDLAFEALKKQLFGRLHGVLRKQLFENADDSQVMREQHLLPTPLENESAATPSFEALNSQNN from the exons ATGGGGGCAACTATTCTCCCAGATCTCGGGGCGGAGATTCTGATTCCGTTCTGCGCGGTGGTCGGAATCGTGTTCTCGCTGCTCCAGTGGGTGTACGTGTCACGCGTCCAGCTCTCGCCGGCGAGGGACTCCAACTCTAACTCCGCCGCAAAAAATGGTTACAACGATTACCTGATTGAGGAGGAAGAGGGTGTTAACGACACCAACGTTGTTCAGAAGTGCGCCGAAATCCAGAACGCCATCTCTGAAG GAGCAACATCATTCCTTTACACGGAATATAAGTATGTTGGTGCTTTTATGGTGGCTTTTGCAGTCTTGATATTTGTTTTCCTTGGCTCCGTGGAGGGATTTAGCACTAGTAGCCATACATGTGCTTATGATGAAACAAAGATATGCAAACCTGCTCTTGCAACTGCCATATTCAGTACCATTTCCTTTTTGCTTGGTGCTATAACTTCAGTGGTTTCTGGATTCCTTGGTATGAAGATTGCCACGTATGCAAATGCCAGAACTACTTTGGAGGCAAGAAAAGGTGTTGGGAAGGCTTTTATAGTAGCATTTAGATCAGGTGCTGTCATGGGATTTCTCCTTGCTGCAAATGGTTTATTAGTTTTATACATTGTGATCCTCGTCTTCAAGATGTACTATGGTGAGGATTGGGGTGGTCTTTTTGAGTCCATAACTGGGTATGGTCTTGGTGGATCTTCCATGGCTCTTTTTGGCAGAGTTGGTGGAGGCATCTATACCAAAGCTGCTGATGTTGGTGCTGATCTTGTTGGCAAAGTTGAAAGGAATATTCCTGAGGATGACCCAAGGAACCCAGCT GTGATTGCTGATAATGTTGGTGACAATGTTGGGGATATTGCTGGAATGGGATCTGATCTGTTTGGATCCTATGCTGAGTCATCATGTGCTGCTCTTGttgttgcttcaatttcctcGTTTGGGATCAATCATGAATTAACTGCAATGTTATATCCTCTCATTGTCAGTTCCATTGGTATCATTGTTTGTCTGATCACCACCCTTTTCGCAACTGATTTCTTTGAGATCAAGGCTGTAAAGGAAATTGAGCCAGCATTGAAGAAGCAACTCATTATTTCCACAGTACTGATGACTATTGGAGTTGCAATTGTTACATGGATTTCTGTTCCTTCTTCCTTCACCATCTTCAATTTTGGAACACAGAAAGTTGTTAAGAACTG GCAGCTGTtcttatgtgtgtgtgttgggTTGTGGGCTGGGCTTATCATCGGATTTGTGACAGAGTATTATACCAGTAATGCATACAG CCCTGTGCAAGATGTTGCTGATTCGTGCCGGACAGGAGCTGCTACTAATATCATTTTTGGCCTGGCATTGGGATACAAATCTGTCATTATTCCTATTTTTGCCATTGCTGTTAGTATTTTTGTTAGTTTTAGCTTTGCCGCTATGTATGGCATTGCTGTAGCCGCCCTTGGAATGCTGAGCACCATAGCAACTGGATTGGCCATTGATGCATATGGTCCGATCAGTGACAATGCTGGTGGCATTGCTGAGATGGCAGGCATGAGCCACAGAATCAGAGAGAGAACTGATGCTCTTGATGCTGCAGGAAACACCACGGCTGCTATTGGAAAG GGTTTTGCAATTGGCTCAGCTGCTCTTGTGTCCCTTGCTCTCTTTGGTGCCTTTGTGAGCCGTGCTGGAATTGCAACAGTTGATGTGTTGACTCCAAAAGTGTTCATTGGTTTGATAGTGGGTGCAATGCTTCCCTATTGGTTCTCTGCCATGACAATGAAGAGTGTGGGAAGTGCTGCTCTAAAGATGGTTGAAGAAGTACGCAGGCAATTCAACACCATCCCTGGCCTTATGGAGGGTACTGCTAAACCTGACTATGCTACTTGTGTCAAGATCTCGACTGATGCTTCCATCAAGGAAATGATCCCTCCTGGTGCCCTTGTCATGCTAACACCCCTCATTGTCGGAATCTTTTTTGGTGTGGAGACTCTCTCTGGTGTCCTTGCTGGATCCCTCGTCTCTGGTGTACAG ATCGCCATCTCTGCATCCAACACCGGTGGCGCTTGGGACAATGCCAAGAAGTATATTGAG GCCGGGGCTTCAGAACATGCAAGGACTCTTGGTCCCAAGGGATCAGATCCACACAAAGCAGCTGTCATTGGTGACACCGTCGGAGACCCTCTCAAGGACACATCCGGCCCATCTCTCAACATCCTCATCAAGCTGATGGCTGTCGAGTCCCTAGTGTTTGCACCTTTCTTCGCCACACATGGCGGTCTCCTTTTCAAGCTT AGTCTGAACCTTCAGgtctctcttcttctatttacaggtctctcttcttcttctaccttcaggtctctcttcttcttcttctccaaaatGCTATCCCTCTCACCTCTCCACCCATTGCCTCCAAAACTCATCCTCACTCGCTCTCCCTTCTTCAACCCCCAAAGCCCCAACCTTTACCCCCAAAGCTCCAACCTTTCCCCCAAAATCCCTAACCTATCCCCAAAACGACGCCGTTCcctcaaaatcaaatccctaGACGCCGCCCAATTATTCGACTACGAAACCAAGCTCGCCGTCCAGTACCACTCCTCCCAAACCCTCAAGATCGCCATCATCGGCTTCGGCAACTTCGGCCAATTCCTCGCCAAAACCCTAACCCGCCAAGGCCACACCGTCCTCGCCTATTCCCGCTCCGACCACTCCAAAACGGCAGCCGCCCTCGGCGTTTCCTTCTTCTCCGACCCCCACGACCTCTGCGAGCAGCACCCCCACGTCATCCTCCTCTGCACCTCCATCATCTCCGCCGAGGAAGTCCTCAACTCCCTCCCCCTCCAGCGCCTCCGCCGCAACACTCTCTTCGCCGACGTCCTCTCCGTCAAGGAGTTCTCCAAAGCTCTGTTCCTGAAATCTCTTCCGAGCTATTTCGATGTGATCTGCACGCACCCGATGTTCGGGCCGGAGAGCGCGAAGAACGGCTGGAATGGGCTGTGCTTTGTTTATGAGAAAGTGAGGATTGGATCGGAGGTGTCTAGAGTTTCGAGGTGTGACAAGTTCTTGAGCATTTTCGAGAGGGAAGGGTGTGAAATGGTGGAAATGAGCTGTGCCGAGCATGATAAGTTCGCGGCGGAGTCGCAGTTTATTACACACACTGTTGGGAGGGTGCTTCAGATGTTGGGGTTGGAGTCGACGCCGATTAATACTAGAGGCTATGAGACATTGTTGGATTTGGTGGAGAATACGGCTGGGGATAGCTTTGATTTGTACTATGGGTTGTTTATGTATAATAAGAATGCGCTGGAGATGCTGGAGAGGTTGGACTTGGCTTTCGAGGATTTGAAGAAGCAGCTTTTCGGGAGGTTGCATGATGTTGTGAGGAACCAGTTGTTTGGGAATGCTGAAAAGGTGAGAACGTTGCAGGAGGAGTGTGTGAACCAGAATGGAGCTGCATTGGTGCGTTCTTCGAAAGCTGTGAG ATCCTCTAAAGCACATATTTTGGATAGCTCCGAAGATCATTCAAGGCTTAAGATTGGAATTGTTGGTTTTGGCAACTTTGGTCAGTTCCTTGCTAAAACCATTGTACGCCAAGGCCACAAGGTTCTTGCCTATTCTCGCTCAGACTACTCTGATGTTGCTGAACAGTTGGGTGTTTCTTACTTCTCGGACGCAGATGATTTTTGCGAGGAGCATCCAGAAGTAATACTCCTTTGCACATCGATTCTTTCCACTGGGAAAGTTTTGATGTCACTCCCGCTTCAGAGGTTGAAGCGGAGTACTTTGTTTGTTGATGTTCTATCCGTGAAAGAATTCCCAAAAAACCTGTTTCTTCAAAATTTGCCTCTAGATTTTGATATTCTCTGCACTCATCCTATGTTTGGACCAGAAAGTGGTAAAAATGGCTGGAATGGTCTTGCTTTTGTTTATGATAGGATCAGAATTGGAAATGACGAATCAAGGGTGTCAAGGTGTGATCAATTTCTTGATATTTTTGCGCAAGAAGGGTGTCGAATGGTGGATATGTCTTGCGATGAGCATGATAAGCATGCAGCAGGGTCACAATTCATCACACACACTATGGGAAGAGTTTTGGAAAAGTTGGGTTTGGAGTCGACGCCGGTCAATACAAAAGGTTACAAGACTTTGTTGAATTTGGTGGAGAATACAGCAGGAGATAGCTTTGATCTCTACTATGGATTGTTCATGTACAATGTAAATGCAATGGAGCAGCTAAAGAGGCTTGACCTTGCATTTGAAGCATTAAAGAAACAGCTTTTTGGGCGGTTGCATGGTGTTCTTCGGAAGCAACTTTTTGAGAATGCGGATGATTCTCAAGTTATGAGGGAGCAGCATTTGTTGCCAACACCATTGGAGAATGAATCTGCAGCGACACCTTCTTTCGAGGCTCTTAACAGTCAGAACAACTAA